The nucleotide sequence CCCACGTGCGTGGGGACTACAAAAGTCAGGGAGGCCGCTTTGCGCGGCCTCCCGGTCCATCCCCACGTGCGTGGGGACTACAGGGCCTGAGGCGCACTAGGGCGGCTCGGGCTCGGTCCATCCCCACGTGCGTGGGGACTACCGGGCTTGCCGGAGGTTGAGGTAGCCGGCATTCGGTCCATCCCCACGTGCGTGGGGACTACACGGGGTCCACCAGGAGCTCCAGGGCGGGGCCGGTCCATCCCCACGTGCGTGGGGACTACGCGGGGCTGGACGAGGTGGAGTGGATCCAGCCGGTCCATCCCCACGTGCGTGGGGACTACGGGTGGGGGCGAATGGGAAGCCTGCGAGCCTCTCGGTCCATCCCCACGTGCGTGGGGACTACGGATGCCCCGTTGCAGTTCAACACCCTGCCCCGGTCCATCCCCACGTGCGTGGGGACTACCTCCGCTTCCCCTCCTGCCCCTGCCCCAGAGCGGTCCATCCCCACGTGCGTGGGGACTACTTCGCCCGTTGGGGGGATGATGTATTGGCTAACGGTCCATCCCCACGTGCGTGGGGACTACGCCCCGACCCCACACGGCCAGGGCGTGCCGGTCGGTCCATCCCCACGTGCGTGGGGACTACACATGACCCAGACGGCAAAAACCCTTGCTCACCCCCCTCTAAGGGTCTGTAAAAGGAAAAAGCCCAAGCAAGGAGGTGGCTTGGATCGGCTTTTCAAGCTCCACGCCAGCACTCGGGCCAGCTGGGCCGGGAAGCGGGAAGGGAAGGAGGAGGCCCTTGGCTCTTAGGGTACCACATGCCCGGTTATAATCCCCACAAGATGGCGGAAAAATCCAAGGCAGAGCGTCTCCTGGACCTGGTGGAGGAGCTGAAACTGAGGCCCCACAGCGTGGGGGAACTGGCCCGGCGCTATGGGGTAAGCCCCCGCACGGTGGAGCGGGACCTCGAGGCCCTCGCCCTCCAAGGCTACCCCCTGGAGCGGGTGGCCCGGGGGGTCTACCGCCTGAGGGAGGCCCCGCCTGCCCTCCACCCTGTGGAGGCCTTGGCCCTTTTCGCCGCGGGAAGGCTCCTCTACCACCAGGCTCCCACCCGGCAGTACGGAAGCGCTTTGGAGAAGCTAGCCCGAATGCTCCCCGAGCCCCTCAGGGGCCTCCTCCTTCGGAGCACGGAGGGCCTGAAGGAGCGCCAGGGAGACTCCCGCACCCTGGAGATGGTGGCCAGGGCCCTTTTGGAGAGGAGGGTGCTGGCCTTTGAGTACCGCTCCGGGGGTTCCAAGAACTGGCGGCCCAAGGAGCTTCTGGTGTACTTCCTCGAGGCGGGCCGCACCAACCTGGGCCTCTACGCGGTGGGCTTTGAGCGCACCTTCCACCGGGCGGTCCTCACCTTCAAGCTCTCCCGCATGCGCCACGCCCGCCTCCTGGAGGAAACCTATGAACTGCCCCAAGACTTTGACCCAAGCGCCTACTTCCGCCAGGCCTGGGGGGTGGTGGGGGTGCGGGAAGGGGGAGTGGAGGTGCGCCTCCGCTTTGCCCCCGAGGCCGCCTGGAGGGTGCTGGAGGGGGACTACCCGGGCCTCGAGGTGGAGCGGGAGCTCCCCGACGGAAGCCTCCTGGCCCGGCTTTGGGCCGCTCCCTTCAAGGGCGGGGTGCCCTGGGAGGTCCTGGCCTGGGTGCAGAGCTTCGGGCCCCGGGTGGAGGTCCTCTCTCCCCCGGAGCTTCGGGAG is from Thermus thermamylovorans and encodes:
- a CDS encoding helix-turn-helix transcriptional regulator, with protein sequence MAEKSKAERLLDLVEELKLRPHSVGELARRYGVSPRTVERDLEALALQGYPLERVARGVYRLREAPPALHPVEALALFAAGRLLYHQAPTRQYGSALEKLARMLPEPLRGLLLRSTEGLKERQGDSRTLEMVARALLERRVLAFEYRSGGSKNWRPKELLVYFLEAGRTNLGLYAVGFERTFHRAVLTFKLSRMRHARLLEETYELPQDFDPSAYFRQAWGVVGVREGGVEVRLRFAPEAAWRVLEGDYPGLEVERELPDGSLLARLWAAPFKGGVPWEVLAWVQSFGPRVEVLSPPELRELWLAEARQVLEKATAPVALGG